One window of the Hypanus sabinus isolate sHypSab1 chromosome 13, sHypSab1.hap1, whole genome shotgun sequence genome contains the following:
- the LOC132403463 gene encoding alpha-N-acetylgalactosamine-specific lectin-like: MMLLLFLLLSRLANSDGEGTNNSLVLKRTQRDLENYRLFRGPCDENWFYFPPLNSCYRFFSDKKTWEAAEEFCNQLPQSGHLTSVFSSIHDNFISDVVSAVDESKPWAWIGLNDRSQEGNFTWIDGSLYSYRNWAQQEPNDVNNEDCVHILSGSEQRWNDRRCEEHTNFVCAYKLHCI; the protein is encoded by the exons ATGATGCTGCTGCTGTTTCTGTTGCTAAGCAGATTGGCCAACAGTGATGGTGAAG GGACAAACAATTCCTTGGTTCTAAAGAGGACTCAGCGGGACCTTGAAAACTATAGACTATTCAGAGGACCCTGTGATGAAAACTGGTTTTACTTTCCTCCTTTAAACTCATGTTACCGGTTTTTCAGTGACAAGAAGACATGGGAGGCAGCTGAG gAGTTCTGTAATCAGCTCCCACAGTCTGGACATCTGACATCCGTGTTCTCAAGCATCCATGACAACTTCATTTCTGACGTGGTCAGTGCTGTGGATGAAAGCAAGCCATGGGCATGGATTGGCCTGAATGACAGATCACAG GAAGGGAATTTCACATGGATTGATGGATCTTTGTACAGCTACCGAAACTGGGCTCAGCAGGAACCTAATGATGTAAATAATGAAGATTGTGTGCACATTCTTTCTGGAA GTGAGCAACGTTGGAATGATAGGCGCTGTGAAGAACACACAAATTTTGTTTGTGCCTACAAACTACACTGTATTTAG